Below is a window of Leucobacter chromiiresistens DNA.
CGACCCCCGGGGTCGCACCACCCGCGCGTGCATGCGCCGACCTCAGATCGCGAATCCGAGCGCCCGCATCATGTCGCGACCGTCGTCGGTGATGCGCTCCGGCGTCCACGGCGGCATCCACACCCAGTTGATGCGGAACGCCGTGACGAGTCCGTCGAGGGCTTCGGCGATGTCGTTCTCGATCACATCGGTCAGCGGACAGCCGGCGCTCGTGAGCGTCATGCTGATCACGAGCGCGTCGTGCTCCTCGTCGAAGGCCAGATCGTAGATCAGCCCGAGGTCGACGATGTTCACGCCGAGCTCGGGGTCGGAGACGTTCTTCAACGCCTCGTAGGCCTGCTCGCGGAACTCCGGGTCGATCGACTGGGGCGCCGTCGTGGTTTCCTCGCTCATGGGGACCAGCCTACGCCTTACGCGCTTGCGAGGAAGCGGTCGTAGCCCTCTTCCTCGAGGCGGTTCGCCAGTTCGGGCCCGCCCTGCTCGGCGACGCGGCCGTTCACGAAGACGTGCACGAAGTCGGGCTGGATGTAGCGGAGGATGCGCGTGTAGTGGGTGATCAGCAGCACGCCGAGGCCCGTGTTCTCCTTCGCCCGGTTCACGCCCTCCGAGACGATCTTGAGCGCGTCGACGTCGAGGCCCGAATCGGTCTCGTCGAGCACGGCGAACTTCGGCTTCAGCAGTTCGAGCTGCAGGATCTCGTTGCGCTTCTTCTCGCCGCCCGAGAAGCCCTCGTTGACGTTGCGCGCGGCGAACGACTCGTCCATGCGCAGGTTGCCCATGGCCTCCTTCACATCCTTCATCCACGTGCGGATCGCGGGCGCCTCGCCGTCGATCGCCGTCTTCGCCGTGCGCAGGAAGTTCGCGTTGGTGACGCCGGGGATCTCCACCGGGTACTGCATCGCGAGGAAGAGGCCGGCCTGCGCGCGCTCGTCGACCTCCATCTCGAGCACCTCCTCGCCGTCGAGCAGGATCGACCCGCCCGTGACCTCGTAGCGGGGGTGCCCGGCGATCGCGTAGGCGAGCGTCGACTTGCCCGAGCCGTTGGGGCCCATGATGGCGTGGGTCTCGCCCTGCTTGATGGTCAGGTCGACACCCTTGAGGATCTGCTTGGCGCCCTGCTCGGTCTCGACGCTGACCTGCAGGTCCTTGATTTCAAGAACGGAGCTCATGTGTTAAATCTCTTTCGTAACGTTGGGGTCGATGTACACGTCGCCGTCCTCGATCTCGACGACGAAAACGGGAACCGGCTCGTAGGCCGGGAAATTCTCGGGCACGCCGGTGATCAGCGAGAACGCCGACCCGTGCGCCCAGCACTCGAGGGTGTCGCCGTCCACGAAGCCCTCCGCGAGGCTGACCTGGCCGTGACTGCACGTGTCGCCGATCGCGTGCACGTCGCCGGAAGCGTCGAGCACGATCGCGATCGGCACATCGTCGACGACCACGCGGGTCGCCTGATCCTGCACGAGGTCGCTGACGGCGAGCACCTTCTGGCGCGGCATCAGCGGGCGGAGTCTGCGAGTTCGGCCTCGACGGCGGCGTGCAGACGCTCCTCCGTCGCGGCGTCGCCGATGCGCGCGATGACCTCGAACAGGAACCCGCGGACCACGAGCCGGCGCGCCTCCTCCGCCGAGATGCCGCGGCTCTGGAGGTAGAAGATGTGCTCGTCGTCGAAGCGGCCGGTCGCGCTCGCGTGGCCGGCGCCCTCGATGTCGCCCGTCTCGATCTCCAGGTTCGGGATCGAGTCGGCGCGCGTCCCCTCCGTGAGCACGAGGTTGCGGTTCTGCTCGTAGCTGTCGGTGCCGGTCGCGTTGTTGCGGATCAGCACGTCGCCGATCCACACCGTGTGCGCGCCCTCGCCCTGAAGCGCGCCCTTGTAGGTCACGCGGCTGCGGGTGTGGGGGGCGTCGTGGTCCATGTAGACCTGGTGCTCGAGGTGCTGGCCGGCGTCGGCGAAGTACGCGCCGAGCGCTTCGCCGTTCGCGCCCTCGTGATCGAGGTGGATCGACGGGTTGAGGCGCACGACGCCTCCGCCCAGCGAAACGACGATGTGGGTGAGCGATGCGTCGCGGCCCACCGTCGCGTAGTGGCTCGCGAGGTGGATCGCGTCGTCGTTCCACTGCTGCACGCTGACGACCGTGAGCTTCGCGCCGTCTCCGACGACGATCTCCACGTTCTCCGAGAGCTGGGCGGAGCCCGAGTTCTCGAGGATCACGAGACCCTGCGCGTGCGCAGCGGCCTCGATGACCGTGTGCGCGGCGCGGGGCGCCGCGTCGAGTGCGTCGCGGGTGACGACTGCGGTGACGGGCTCCTCCGAGGAGACCGTGACGACGTGCGCCTCGCCGAAGGCGGACCATGCCGCCGCGGCTCCGCGCTCCTCCGGGGTGCCGGCGCGCCCGATCCGCGCGTCGTCCCGCGAGGCCCACTCGGCGGTGACGCCGGCGACCTCGGAGACGGAGACCGGCAGACGACCCCCGTCGAGCCGCCCGTTGAGCAGCGCGTCGAGCTTCGCGACCGGCGTGTACTTCCACACGGCCTCGCGGCCGGTGACCTCGGCGAAATCGGCGACATCGGTCGACTTCGGGCGCTCGGAGCGGGTCTGCACGGGCACGCGGTTCGCCCAGTCCCCGTCGGAGTGCGCGGTCAAACCGTGCTGAGCCGTTTCCTGCGGTGCAACAGCTTGCGTCATTATCCGACGGATCCTTCCATGCCCATCTCGATGAGCTTGTTCAGTTCGAGCGCGTACTCCATGGGCAGCTCGCGGGCGATCGGCTCGATGAAGCCGCGCACGATCATCGCCATGCCCTCCTCCTCGGCGAGCCCGCGGCTCATGAGGTAGAACAGCTGCTCCTCGCTGACGCGCGAGACCGTCGCCTCATGGCCGAGCTCCGCGTCATCGGTGCGGATGTCGATCGCGGGGTACGTATCGCTGCGCGAGATCGTGTCGACGAGCAGCGCATCGCACACCACCGAGTTCGCGGAGTGCCGCGCATTGGCTTCGATGCGGACCTCGCCGCGGTAGCCGGTGCGGCCGCCGCCTCGGGCGATCGACTTCGCGAGGATCGACGACTTGGTGTTCGGGGCGAGATGGATCATCTTCGCGCCCGTGTCCTGATGCTGGCCGGGGCCCGCGAACGCGACCGACAGGGTCTCGCCCTTCGCGTGCTCGCCCGTGAGGTAGATCGACGGGTACTTCATGGTGACCTTCGAGCCGATGTTGCCGTCGACCCACTCCATGGTGGCGCCCTCTTCGGCGATCGCGCGCTTCGTCACGAGGTTGTACACGTTGGTCGACCAGTTCTGGATCGTCGTGTAGCGCACGCGCGCGTTCTTCTTCACGATGATCTCGACGACGGCAGAGTGCAGCGAATCCGACTTGTAGATCGGCGCCGTACAGCCCTCGATGTAGTGGACGTAGCTGCCCTCGTCGGCGATGATGAGCGTGCGCTCGAACTGGCCCATGTTCTCCGTGTTGATGCGGAAGTAGGCCTGCAGCGGGATCTCGACGTGGACGCCCTTCGGCACGTAGACGAAGGATCCGCCCGACCAGACGGCCGTGTTGAGCGCGGCGAACTTGTTGTCGCCCGAGGGGATGACGGTGCCGAAGTACTCCTCGAAGATCTCCGGGTGCTCCTTGAGCGCCGTGTCGGTGTCGAGGAAGAGCACGCCCTGCTCCTCCAGATCTTCGCGGATCTGGTGGTACACGACCTCGGACTCGTACTGCGCGGCGACGCCCGCGACGAGGCGCTGACGCTCGGCCTCGGGGATGCCGAGACGCTCGTACGTCTCCTTGATCTCCTCAGGGAGCTCCTCCCAGGTGGTCGCCTGCTGCTCGGTCGAGCGGACGAAGTACTTGATGTTGTCGAAGTCGATGTCCGACAGATCCGCGCCCCACGCGGGCATCGGCTTCCGGTCGAAGATCTGCAGCGCCTTCAGGCGACGCTTGAGCATCCATTCGGGCTCGTTCTTCAGTGCCGAAATCTCGCGCACGACCTGCTCGCTGAGCCCGCGCTTGGCAATCGCGCCGGCTTCGTCGCTGTCGTGCCAGCCGAATTCGTACTGGCCCAAGCCTTCGAGCTCGGGTCGGTCGATCAGTACCTCTGGCATGATCCCTCCCTCATTCTTCGTCTCGCCCGGAGAACCCCGGCCGAGCCGGAGGGATCCGGCCGGCGGCGTGCGCGAACGCGTGAGATGGACGCGCACATCGGGTTCCCTGCAGCGGTGCAGTATTCTGGGCTTCGAACGCGACCGGGACGATCCGATGCCGGGCATCGAACGGGCGGCTCGACGTTCGCAACCACAGCTTCCCATTCTACAGGTTTCCGATGGTTTCGGGAGATGTCCGCTCTGGGCGTCGCATGACTCTGGGAAGCAGCCGAGAGGAGACCCGTTGTCCAGCGCGCCCACTGCAAGCACCACCGCGCCGGGGCCGACCGCGCCCGCCGCCGCACTCCCCTCCCGATTCCTCCGAGTCGTCGCATGGGTGTCGTTCGTACTGAACACGTTGATCATCGGAACCGGCGGTGCCGTGCGCCTCACGGGCTCCGGTCTCGGGTGCCCGAACTGGCCGCTGTGCGCCCCCGGCTCGCTCGTGCCGACCGAGGAGCTCACCTACCACTCGCTCATCGAGTTCGGCAATCGCACGATCTCGGGCCCGCTGCTGGTCAGCGCGATCCTCGTCCTCCTCCTCACCTGGCGCATCCGCGCCGCCCGGCGCGACCTCTTCGTCATCTCGGCCGTCGTGCTCGGCCTCGTGGTGCTGCAGGCGCTCATCGGCGGCGTGATCGTGTGGCTGCACCTCAACGCGAACCTCGTCGGGATCCACTACGTCATCTCGCTCGCCCTCGTCTGCATCACTGCCGCCTACCTGACTCGGATGTACGAGGCGGGCGGGCCGCGCGAGCGCGCCGTGCCGAAGGGGTTCGCGATCCTCGCGCACATCACGACCCTCGCCATGGCCGTCACCGTGCTCTTCGGCGTGCTGACCACGGGTTCGGGCCCGCACTCGGGCGACGCGACGATCCAGCGCGACGGCATCGACGCCGTGCTGATGAGCCACATCCACGCCTGGCCCGGGTACATTGCGTTCGCGCTGACGCTCTCGCTGCTCGTGTGGGCGGCGGCGCGGCGCCTGCGCCCGCTCCGGTGGATTGCCGCGCTGATGGGGGCGCTCATCGTGCAGATCGCGATCGGCATCTACCAGGCGCGCTCGGGGCTGCCGCCCCTCGCGGTCGGCGTGCACATGGTGCTCGCGGCTCTCACCGCGGCCGCCATGACGGTGGTGGTGCTGCGTCTCAAGCGCCCGGCGACCGTCTCCGCGGTCGCTGCGTCGTAGCGCGCCCGTCGGCGCCCAGATGCGGGGTCTCGCCTCGTGGGCTCCCCTCCTGCGGCCTGCCTTCCTTCGGGCATCCCTCCCGTAGGTGAGCGATTTCTGCGGGCTCCCTTCCCGTGGGTGAGCGATTCCTGCGGGAGCTCGCGAGGGTGAGTCGCGCCGACTGCTCACCCGGCAGAAACCGCGCCCCTCGCCGCCGAGTCCTCCCGCTGGTGAGCACTCCTTGCGCCTCTGCGACCCGGATCCCTGCCGAAATCGCTCACCCGCGTTCGCCTGCAACCGCCTCACCTCCCTGCACCGCGACACCGGTGCCGGTTGCCCGCGGGTGTATGTCTTGGCGCGCCCGCGGAAGTGCCGACCGGATATGGAGGCCGCGCGCGTAGCGTTCGTCGAGCAGCCGAGCGTCCTCCACAGGAAGCTCGCGGCTTTCGCGTCCGAGGAAGGTCAGGAGCCGCTTCGAGAGTGGAGGATCGCGGCTCCAGTGGTGTTCGCGCACCACCACCAGCACCTCCCAGCCGGCGTTCCGCGCCGCATCGAGGCGTTCGAGGTCCCGCAGATATTGACTGCGCAAGCGCCAGTGGTGGTCGCCGTCGTACTCGACGATGCGCTTCCTCTGCACGTCGACGAGATCGAAACGCCCGATCCAGGCTCCGGAGTCGTCATAGATCGTATGCTGCAGCGTCAGGTCGTTCACCCCGACGCGTTCGCCGGCCAGGCGAGTGAGCGTCTCCATGCGCGATTCCGCACCGGTGCGGGCATATCGTGCGGCCATCCGGAGTCGACGCGATCCGGCTCCGCGCACATTCGAGCAGAAGCGCTCCAAGGCCTCGGAGGAGACGAGCGGCCGCGAGTCCGGTCCTGCACGACGTGCGACCAGCAGATGGTCGAGCGCCACGACGAGATCTGGGAACGGCAAGGTGGGAGACGCCTGGAGCGCGGCCTGCAGGGGTTCGACTACCGGGATGCGCACACGATATTCGGGCAACCACAACTGTCGAATGCGCTCGGCGCGCTTGCGACGGTGGCCCGTGACTCCTTCGCACCTCACCTGTCCGGAGGCGGCTCGGGATTCGACGTCGACGTTCGTCGACTCGGGCATGTGGATCGGGCATCCGAAGAGCGCGAGCGCGGTCGCGTGGCTGAAGCACTCACCCGGTCGGAGGCGAGGAACGTATGCTGCAGCTCGGCCGAACAGGGAGTCGTCGTGCGTCGCAGCCACCCGCACGCCTCGGAAGGGTCGTGCCAGCCGAGGGTTGCGGAGTACGCCCGGCGAGATGCCGGCGGAGAGCGCCTCCGAGGCGAGGAACGACGCGCAGCCGTATTGCTCGAGAACGGCATCGATACGTTGCATGCCCATAGCATCGCGCGACTCGTCCGCGCGCTCGCGAGCTATCCACAGTGCGCGGCGGATCTCGTCGCAAACGGCTGCCTGCGGCAAGTGTGAGCGACGCTGCGGTCGTGCGTTGGCGCCACCACGGGCCGGGCGGTTGACCGTCCGCGCCGGCGCGCGGCAGAGCCCGAGCCGAACGTGTCTTGGGAGGGTGAGTACTTCCTGCAGGTGAAACGGTCACCGAGTGCACGAACTGCTCACCCCCGAAGGCGCCAGACCGTAGGTGAGCAGCTTCTGCGCGGGAGTCGCGCGCAGGGCGCACGAACTGCTCACCCCCGAAGGTGCCCGGCCGCGGGTGAGTAGTTTCTGCGCGGGATTGGCGCGCAGGGCGCACGAACTGCTCACCCCCGAAGGCGCCAGACCGTGGGTGAGCAGCTTCTGCGCGGGAGTCGCGCGCAGGGCGCACGAACTGCTCACCTTCGCCCTCAGGGGCTCGTAGCCTCGGGCCTCGGGCCTCGGGCCACGCAGCCCCGGAACGTCGCGAGCGCGCACCGTCGCGAGCGCGCACCGCCGCGAGCGTGCCCCTCGGGCGCGCGCCAGAGGCTCCGTACCCCGGGGCGCACGTCGCGCCCCGAATAGCCGCACCCCCGAAGCGCCGCGCGCCTAGAACGGAAGGAGCGCGTCGACCGCTATGACGAGCGACAGCACCGAGAGGTAGATGTTCGCGGTGTGGAAGACCTGCATGGGCTTGCCCGCCTCGCCGCGGATCGCGTGGGCGTAGAGACGGTGGGCCTGCACGATGAAGTACCCGCCGAAGACGAGCGACGCGACGGTGTAGGTCCAGCCCATCTCGGCGACGGGGATCAGCAGCAGGCTGGCGGCGACCGTCGCCCACGTGTAGAGGATCACCTGGAGCCCGACGGTGACGCGGCCGCGCACGACGCCGAGCATCGGGACGCCGGCCGCGGCGTAGTCGTTGCGGTACTTCATGGAGAGCGGCCAGTAGTGGGCCGGCGTCCAGAGGAAGATCACGAGGAAGAGCACCCATGCGGGCCAGTCCAGCGATCCGGTGACGGCCGCCCAGCCGATCAGCACCGGGAAGCAGCCCGCGATGCCGCCCCACACGATGTTCTGCTCGCTGTGGCGCTTGAGCACGATCGTGTAGATGACCACGTAGAAGAAGATCGCGCACGCGGAGAGCGCGGCTGCCAGCCAGTTCGTCGTCGCCGCGAGCCAGACGACCGACAGGGTCGCCATCACCCAGGAGAAGATGAGGGCGTTGCGGTCGGAGATCTCGCCGGTGACGAGGGGGCGGTTCTCGGTGCGCTTCATCTTGCGATCCATGTCGCGGTCGATGTAGCAGTTGAAGGCCCCGGCAGACCCGGCGCTCATGGCGCCGCCGATCAGCGTCGCGAGCACCAGCCAGAGGTTCGGCAGGCCGCCCTGCGCGAGGATCATCGCGGGCACGGTGACGACGAGCAACAGCTCCATGACCCGGGGTTTCGTCAGGGCGACGTAGTTCTTGACCGTGCGGCCGAACGTGGGTCGCCCGGCGGTGGCGCGGGCCTGAGTCTGGACTGGGATCTGCGTGGACATCGCCTTCTATGGTACCCCGCCGTTCGATAAGATTGTTCGGGGGTGCGCCAGGGCGGCGTTCTCCCGCATTCAGCCGGAAAGGAACGTCTTGGCGAACGAACTGCAGTGGGATGAACTCGACGATCGTGCGGTCGACACCGCGCGGGTACTCGCGGCCGATGCCGTGGAGAAGGTGGGCAACGGTCACCCGGGAACGGCGATCAGCCTCGCGCCGGTCTCGTATCTGCTGCATCAGAAGGTGATGCGCCATGATCCGGCGGATCCCCACTGGGTCGGGCGCGACCGCTTCATCCTCTCGGTCGGCCACTCGTCGCTGACGCAGTACGTGCAGCTCTACCTCGGCGGTTACGGCCTGGAGCTCGAGGATCTGCAGGCGCTGCGCACGTGGGGATCGAAGACGCCCGGGCACCCGGAGTACGGCCACACCGACGGCGTGGAGATCACCACGGGCCCCCTCGGCCAGGGCCTCGCGTCGGCCGTGGGCTTCGCGTACGCGGCGCGCTACGAGCGCGGCCTCTTCGATCCCGAGGCGGCGCCGGGAACGAGCCCGTTCGACCATTTCGTGTACGTGGTGGCGGGCGACGGCGATCTGCAGGAGGGCGTGACGAGCGAGGCCTCCTCGCTCGCGGGCCACCAGGAGCTCGGCAACCTCATCGCGATCTACGACTCCAACCAGATCTCCATCGAGGACGACACCGACATCTCGTACTCGGAGGACGTCGCGAAACGCTACGAGGCGTACGGCTGGCAGGTCATCGAGGTCGACTGGAAGAAGACCGGCGAGTACGTCGAGGGCGTCGCCGAACTGCACGCCGCGATCGAGGCTGCGCAGGCGGAGACGGCGAAGCCGTCGCTCATCATCGTGAAGACGATCATCGGCTGGCCCTCCCCCGGCAAGCAGAACACGGGCGGCATCCACGGCGCGAAGCTGGGAGCCGAGGAGCTCGCGGGCCTGAAGACGGCGCTGGGCTTCGATCCCGAGGAGCACTTCGCGGTCGCCCCCGAGGTGGTCGAGCACACCCGCGCCGCCGTGCAGCGCGGAGCGGAGAAGCGCGCCGAGTGGCAGGCCGGGTTCGACGCCTGGGCTGCGGCGAATCCGGATCGCAAGGCGCTCTTCGACCGCGTCGAGTCGCGGCAGCTGCCGCCCGAGGCGCTCGACGTGCTGCCGGAGTTCGAGCCGGGCGACAGCGTGGCGACGCGTTCGGCGAGCGGCAAGGTGCTCGCCGCGCTCGGCCCGGTGATGCCCGAGCTGTGGGGCGGATCGGCAGACCTCGCGGGCTCGAACAACACGACCATTCCGAACGTGCCGTCCTTCGTGCCCGCCGAGCGGTCGACGAGCACCTGGCAGGGCGACCCCTACGGCCGCGTGCTGCACTTCGGCATTCGCGAGCACGCGATGGGCGCGATCCTCAACGGCATTCAGCTGCACGGCAAGACGCGCAGCTTCGGCGGCACGTTCCTCATCTTCAGCGACTACATGAGGCCGGCGGTGCGCCTCGCGGCGCTCATGAACGTCCCGTCCATCTTCGTCTGGACCCATGACTCGGTCGCCCTCGGCGAGGACGGCCCGACGCATCAGCCGATCGAGCAGCTCGCGACGCTCCGCGCGATCCCGAACCTCGCGGTGGTGCGCCCGGCCGACGCGAACGAGACCGCGATCGCCTGGCACGAGATCCTCACCCGCACCGCAGGCCCGGCCGGGCTCGCCCTGACGCGGCAGAATGTGCCCGTGCTGCCCCGCGGAGGCGACTTCGCGACGGCCGAGCAGGCGGCGGAGGGCGTGCGTCGCGGTGCCTATGTGCTCGCCGACTCCCCCACCGGCACGACGGATGTGCTGCTGATCGCGACCGGGTCGGAGGTGCAGCTCGCCGTCGAGGCGCGCGAGCGGCTCGCCGCGGAGGGCGTGGGTGCGCGCGTCGTCTCGGCCCCGAGCCTCGAGTGGTTCGCGGAGCAGACCGATGAGTACCGCGAGAGCGTGCTCCCCCGGTCGGTCACTGCTCGTGTGAGCGTCGAGGCCGGCCTGTCGCTCGGCTGGGATCGCATCGTCGGCGATCGCGGCCGCTCCGTCTCCATCGAGCACTTCGGCGCCTCCGCCGACTACCAGACGCTCTTCCGCGAGTTCGGCATCACGACCGACGCGGTCGTCGCGGCCGCGCACGAGTCGCTCGCGGCCTGAACTCGCCCCTCTGAAAGGATCATCGCACGATGACAAACCCCCACACCTCAGCTCTCAGCGAGGCCGGCGTCAGCATCTGGCTCGACGACCTCTCGCGCCGCCGACTCGAGAGCGGCGAGCTCGCCGCGCTGGTCGAGACGCTCAACGTGGTCGGGGTGACCACGAACCCGACCATCTTCGCGAACGCGATCGGCGGCGGCGACGGCTACGGCGATCGCCTGGCCGATGCCGCGGCGCGCGGGCTCGACGTCGATGCGGCGATCGTGGAGCTCACGACCGCCGACGTCGCGGACGCATGCGACCTGCTCGCCGGCGTGTACGCATCGACCGAGGGCCGCGACGGCCGCGTGTCGATCGAGGTGGAGCCCGGCCTCGCCCGCGACACCGCGGGCACCGCGGAGCAGGCGCGGCAGCTGTGGGCGCGCGTCGATCGCCCGAACGCCATGATCAAGATCCCGGCGACCGTCGAGGGGCTCGATGCGATCACCGAGACGATCGCGGCGGGCATCAGCGTGAACGTCACGCTCATCTTCAGCCTCGAGCGTTACCGACAGGTGATCAACGCGTACCTCGCGGGCCTCGAGCGCGCTCGTGCGGCGGGCATCGATCTGTCGACCATCCACTCGGTCGCCTCGTTCTTCGTCTCGCGCGTCGACTCGGAGGTCGATCGCCGCCTGCGCGAGATCGGCACTCCCGAAGCGCTCGCCCTCACCGGCCAGGCGGGGATCGCGAACGCGCGACTCGCCTACGAGGTGTTCGAGCAGTCGTTCGACACGGAGCGCGCGCGCTTCCTCGTCGGGCTGGGCGCCAACCCGCAGCGCCCGCTGTGGGCGTCGACCGGGGTGAAGGATCCGGCGCTCGTCGATACGGCCTACGTGACGGGCCTCATCGCTCCGAACACCGTGAACACGATGCCGGAGGCGACGCTTCAGGCGTTCGCCGACCACGGTCATGCCCCCGGCGACACGATCACGGGCGCGTACCTCGAGTCGAACCAGGTGCTCAACGCGATCGACGCCCTCGGCGTCGACTATGCGGAGGTCACGGAGCTGCTCGAGCAGGAAGGGCTTCAGAAGTTCGACGCCTCCTGGTCGGAGCTGCTCGGCACCGTCGAGCAGGCGCTGCGAGAGGCGCGCTGATCATGGCGCTGCAGGTCGCGGTCGACGGGGGCCTGCGCGACGCCGAGGCGTCCGTCGCCGGACTGGTCGAGGATCGCGTCGCCAGCCGCATCTTCGCCCATGATGCGTCCCTGTGGGGCGCCGACGCCGCGGAGGAGGCCGCGGTGCGTCTCGGCTGGACCGATGTCGCGGCGAACGCGGAGCGGTTGATTCCGGAGATCGAGACCCTGCGAGCGGAGTTCCGCGAGGCCGGCGTCGACCGGATCGTGCTGTGCGGCATGGGCGGATCGAGCCTGGCCCCGGCTGTCATCACGCGGTGGAGCGGCGTCGAGCTCACGATGATCGACTCGACGCACCCCGACGTGGTGCGGCGTGCGCTGTCGGGCGATCTCTCCCGCACCGGGGTGGTCGTGAGCTCCAAGTCGGGCGGAACGATCGAGACGCGCAGCCACCTGGCGGCGTTCTCCGATGCGTTCCGCGTCGCGGGGATCGAGCCGTCGCAGCGCATCGTGATCGTGACGGATCCCGGGTCTCCCCTCGAGGAGGAGTCTCGCACGGCCGGGCGGCGCGTGTTCACGGCCGACCCGAATGTGGGCGGGCGCTTCTCGGCGCTCACGGCGTTCGGCCTCGTACCCGCGGGCTTGGCGGGGGCCGATCTGCGCCGGCTCCTCGCGGATGCGGAAAGCGTGCGCTTGGCGGTCGCCGCCGATGAGGCGGCGAACCCGGCCCTGCGCCTGGCGTCCGCGATCCATGCCGGCCTGCCGCGCCGGTTCGTGCTGGCGGTGCGCGAGGACCCTTCGGCGTCGTGGGGTCTCGGGCGCTGGATCGAGCAGCTGGTGGCGGAGTCGACCGGCAAGGACGGCCGGGGCGTGCTCCCGATCGCCCTCGACGCCGACGCTCCCGAGTTCGACCGCGTCTCGGAGAGCGCGGTGACGGTCGAGCTCTCCAACGCGCCGCAGGCCGCCGATTCCGACGCGAGCGCCACGACGAGTGGCGCGTCGGAGGTGGCCGGCGGAGCGATCGCCGTGACCGGTTCTCTCGGCGCGCAGCTCCTCACGTGGGAGGTCGCCACAGCGGTGCTCGGACGCCTGATGGAGATCGATCCGTTCAATCAGCCGGATGTGGAGTCTGCGAAGGTGGCGGCGCGCACCGCGCTCGACGCCGACGCGTCGTCGGAGGAGGCCGCGCCCGTCGAGCTGCGCGGCGCCGCCGGCGCTCGGCTCCTCGCGGTGCCCGCCGACGTCGAGGTGGAGGACGTCGCGGCGCTCGTGACTCGCCTGCGCGACGCGGCAGCCGGCGCCGGGTACCTGTCGCTGCAGGCGTAC
It encodes the following:
- a CDS encoding metal-sulfur cluster assembly factor; the protein is MSEETTTAPQSIDPEFREQAYEALKNVSDPELGVNIVDLGLIYDLAFDEEHDALVISMTLTSAGCPLTDVIENDIAEALDGLVTAFRINWVWMPPWTPERITDDGRDMMRALGFAI
- the sufC gene encoding Fe-S cluster assembly ATPase SufC, translating into MSSVLEIKDLQVSVETEQGAKQILKGVDLTIKQGETHAIMGPNGSGKSTLAYAIAGHPRYEVTGGSILLDGEEVLEMEVDERAQAGLFLAMQYPVEIPGVTNANFLRTAKTAIDGEAPAIRTWMKDVKEAMGNLRMDESFAARNVNEGFSGGEKKRNEILQLELLKPKFAVLDETDSGLDVDALKIVSEGVNRAKENTGLGVLLITHYTRILRYIQPDFVHVFVNGRVAEQGGPELANRLEEEGYDRFLASA
- a CDS encoding non-heme iron oxygenase ferredoxin subunit, which codes for MPRQKVLAVSDLVQDQATRVVVDDVPIAIVLDASGDVHAIGDTCSHGQVSLAEGFVDGDTLECWAHGSAFSLITGVPENFPAYEPVPVFVVEIEDGDVYIDPNVTKEI
- the sufD gene encoding Fe-S cluster assembly protein SufD, which translates into the protein MTQAVAPQETAQHGLTAHSDGDWANRVPVQTRSERPKSTDVADFAEVTGREAVWKYTPVAKLDALLNGRLDGGRLPVSVSEVAGVTAEWASRDDARIGRAGTPEERGAAAAWSAFGEAHVVTVSSEEPVTAVVTRDALDAAPRAAHTVIEAAAHAQGLVILENSGSAQLSENVEIVVGDGAKLTVVSVQQWNDDAIHLASHYATVGRDASLTHIVVSLGGGVVRLNPSIHLDHEGANGEALGAYFADAGQHLEHQVYMDHDAPHTRSRVTYKGALQGEGAHTVWIGDVLIRNNATGTDSYEQNRNLVLTEGTRADSIPNLEIETGDIEGAGHASATGRFDDEHIFYLQSRGISAEEARRLVVRGFLFEVIARIGDAATEERLHAAVEAELADSAR
- the sufB gene encoding Fe-S cluster assembly protein SufB is translated as MPEVLIDRPELEGLGQYEFGWHDSDEAGAIAKRGLSEQVVREISALKNEPEWMLKRRLKALQIFDRKPMPAWGADLSDIDFDNIKYFVRSTEQQATTWEELPEEIKETYERLGIPEAERQRLVAGVAAQYESEVVYHQIREDLEEQGVLFLDTDTALKEHPEIFEEYFGTVIPSGDNKFAALNTAVWSGGSFVYVPKGVHVEIPLQAYFRINTENMGQFERTLIIADEGSYVHYIEGCTAPIYKSDSLHSAVVEIIVKKNARVRYTTIQNWSTNVYNLVTKRAIAEEGATMEWVDGNIGSKVTMKYPSIYLTGEHAKGETLSVAFAGPGQHQDTGAKMIHLAPNTKSSILAKSIARGGGRTGYRGEVRIEANARHSANSVVCDALLVDTISRSDTYPAIDIRTDDAELGHEATVSRVSEEQLFYLMSRGLAEEEGMAMIVRGFIEPIARELPMEYALELNKLIEMGMEGSVG
- a CDS encoding COX15/CtaA family protein is translated as MSSAPTASTTAPGPTAPAAALPSRFLRVVAWVSFVLNTLIIGTGGAVRLTGSGLGCPNWPLCAPGSLVPTEELTYHSLIEFGNRTISGPLLVSAILVLLLTWRIRAARRDLFVISAVVLGLVVLQALIGGVIVWLHLNANLVGIHYVISLALVCITAAYLTRMYEAGGPRERAVPKGFAILAHITTLAMAVTVLFGVLTTGSGPHSGDATIQRDGIDAVLMSHIHAWPGYIAFALTLSLLVWAAARRLRPLRWIAALMGALIVQIAIGIYQARSGLPPLAVGVHMVLAALTAAAMTVVVLRLKRPATVSAVAAS
- a CDS encoding heme o synthase, with the protein product MSTQIPVQTQARATAGRPTFGRTVKNYVALTKPRVMELLLVVTVPAMILAQGGLPNLWLVLATLIGGAMSAGSAGAFNCYIDRDMDRKMKRTENRPLVTGEISDRNALIFSWVMATLSVVWLAATTNWLAAALSACAIFFYVVIYTIVLKRHSEQNIVWGGIAGCFPVLIGWAAVTGSLDWPAWVLFLVIFLWTPAHYWPLSMKYRNDYAAAGVPMLGVVRGRVTVGLQVILYTWATVAASLLLIPVAEMGWTYTVASLVFGGYFIVQAHRLYAHAIRGEAGKPMQVFHTANIYLSVLSLVIAVDALLPF
- the tkt gene encoding transketolase, translating into MANELQWDELDDRAVDTARVLAADAVEKVGNGHPGTAISLAPVSYLLHQKVMRHDPADPHWVGRDRFILSVGHSSLTQYVQLYLGGYGLELEDLQALRTWGSKTPGHPEYGHTDGVEITTGPLGQGLASAVGFAYAARYERGLFDPEAAPGTSPFDHFVYVVAGDGDLQEGVTSEASSLAGHQELGNLIAIYDSNQISIEDDTDISYSEDVAKRYEAYGWQVIEVDWKKTGEYVEGVAELHAAIEAAQAETAKPSLIIVKTIIGWPSPGKQNTGGIHGAKLGAEELAGLKTALGFDPEEHFAVAPEVVEHTRAAVQRGAEKRAEWQAGFDAWAAANPDRKALFDRVESRQLPPEALDVLPEFEPGDSVATRSASGKVLAALGPVMPELWGGSADLAGSNNTTIPNVPSFVPAERSTSTWQGDPYGRVLHFGIREHAMGAILNGIQLHGKTRSFGGTFLIFSDYMRPAVRLAALMNVPSIFVWTHDSVALGEDGPTHQPIEQLATLRAIPNLAVVRPADANETAIAWHEILTRTAGPAGLALTRQNVPVLPRGGDFATAEQAAEGVRRGAYVLADSPTGTTDVLLIATGSEVQLAVEARERLAAEGVGARVVSAPSLEWFAEQTDEYRESVLPRSVTARVSVEAGLSLGWDRIVGDRGRSVSIEHFGASADYQTLFREFGITTDAVVAAAHESLAA